One window of Mangrovibacterium diazotrophicum genomic DNA carries:
- a CDS encoding spondin domain-containing protein — protein MKVLSFILSVVLLSMLSSCQEKDHAMGQLKGMFTVTVENVSEPYDFFESGAVAIPDDATEAGPATPGNSFTFSFHAGKKHLLSFATMYGISNDLFYAPDGMGIALYDNGTPVEGDITSQVYLWDAGTEVNEEPGVGPNTGPQQSGPNTGPDENGTVRKIADVMDGYTYPPVADNIKVMLTYDGDNMFTVKIDVLSGSSTPISPVAWVVHSAENPLFTENMVDYGDGLEGLAEDGNAPGLADYLAMHSGYVSPVAPVLWVLHHKNEMPIFTEDMPDYGIGLEKLAETGDPSDLFSALEADKYDVGVVNIPEGASEAGPLFPGDMYTFTFEGQPGDYLSIASMLGASNDIFFAFGDMGIPLFASSVALNGDITEYVMLWDAGTEVNEYPGAQTSADTVEGGNVRMLDDGLPWPEADQVIKVTIMKN, from the coding sequence ATGAAAGTATTATCGTTTATTCTCAGTGTTGTGTTGTTGTCCATGCTTTCTTCCTGTCAGGAAAAAGATCATGCTATGGGACAGCTAAAAGGTATGTTTACAGTAACAGTTGAAAACGTATCGGAACCCTACGACTTCTTCGAATCGGGTGCGGTGGCAATCCCCGACGATGCCACAGAAGCCGGACCCGCGACCCCCGGAAATTCGTTCACTTTTTCGTTCCATGCGGGCAAAAAACATCTTTTGTCATTTGCAACCATGTATGGAATTTCCAACGATTTGTTCTATGCACCCGACGGGATGGGTATTGCGTTGTACGATAATGGTACGCCGGTTGAGGGCGATATCACTTCTCAGGTTTATTTGTGGGATGCGGGTACCGAAGTAAATGAAGAACCCGGAGTTGGTCCGAACACGGGGCCGCAACAAAGTGGTCCGAATACAGGACCGGATGAAAACGGGACCGTCCGTAAAATTGCCGATGTGATGGATGGCTATACTTATCCGCCGGTTGCCGATAATATCAAGGTGATGTTGACATACGACGGCGACAACATGTTTACCGTGAAGATCGATGTACTGAGTGGCAGTTCAACGCCGATTTCTCCGGTGGCCTGGGTGGTACATAGCGCCGAAAACCCACTTTTTACAGAGAATATGGTTGATTATGGCGATGGCCTGGAAGGTTTGGCCGAAGACGGCAATGCGCCCGGTTTGGCAGACTACTTGGCAATGCATTCCGGCTATGTTTCGCCAGTCGCGCCGGTCTTGTGGGTACTGCACCATAAAAACGAAATGCCAATTTTTACAGAGGATATGCCCGACTACGGAATCGGTTTGGAAAAATTGGCAGAAACCGGTGATCCGTCCGACTTGTTCAGCGCTTTGGAGGCTGACAAATATGACGTTGGTGTGGTGAATATACCGGAAGGTGCTTCGGAAGCAGGGCCGCTTTTCCCGGGAGATATGTACACTTTCACTTTTGAGGGACAGCCGGGCGATTACCTGAGTATCGCTTCCATGTTGGGAGCTTCCAACGATATCTTCTTTGCCTTTGGCGATATGGGAATCCCCTTGTTTGCGAGTTCAGTGGCATTGAACGGTGATATTACCGAGTATGTCATGCTCTGGGATGCCGGAACCGAGGTAAATGAATATCCCGGGGC
- a CDS encoding bifunctional methionine sulfoxide reductase B/A protein yields the protein MKRMMNVLLLTLIVLTSCAQEGKKMKTGKESSDYRSLTKAEERVIVHKGTEAAFTGKYDDFYEDGIYVCKRCGAELYRSSDKFDAGCGWPAFDDEIPGAVTRTPDPDGMRTEITCSNCGGHLGHVFLNEGLTNKNTRHCVNSISLVFVPVGTPKKAKQDTAIFAGGCFWGVEYYLEQAPGVLNVESGYIDGHTDHPTYQDVCSHTTGYAEAVQVVFDPAKTDYETLARLFFEIHDPTQVDRQGPDVGDQYRSAVFYRTEEQKQIAEKLIELLEKKGYKVATEVKLASKFWPAEEYHQNHYERKGGTPYCHKYVERF from the coding sequence ATGAAACGAATGATGAATGTGCTTTTGTTGACACTGATTGTGTTGACGAGTTGTGCGCAAGAAGGAAAAAAGATGAAAACGGGTAAAGAATCAAGCGATTACCGCTCGTTGACGAAAGCCGAAGAGCGGGTGATTGTACATAAAGGAACCGAGGCTGCCTTTACCGGTAAATACGATGATTTTTACGAAGATGGGATTTACGTTTGCAAACGCTGCGGAGCCGAGTTGTACCGTTCTTCGGATAAGTTTGATGCTGGTTGTGGCTGGCCTGCCTTCGACGACGAAATTCCCGGTGCTGTTACCCGCACGCCCGATCCGGATGGCATGCGCACCGAGATCACCTGCAGCAATTGCGGCGGTCACCTGGGACATGTGTTTTTGAACGAGGGCCTAACCAATAAAAATACCCGACACTGTGTGAATTCAATCTCGCTGGTTTTTGTGCCGGTAGGTACCCCGAAAAAAGCCAAACAGGACACGGCTATCTTTGCCGGTGGTTGTTTCTGGGGCGTTGAATATTACCTGGAACAGGCTCCGGGTGTTCTGAATGTTGAAAGTGGCTACATTGATGGACATACAGATCATCCAACTTATCAGGATGTTTGCAGTCATACAACCGGGTATGCCGAAGCAGTGCAGGTGGTATTCGATCCGGCGAAAACGGATTATGAAACACTGGCTCGCCTGTTCTTCGAAATCCATGATCCCACGCAGGTTGATCGTCAGGGACCGGATGTTGGCGATCAGTATCGCTCGGCTGTATTCTACCGCACGGAAGAACAGAAACAAATTGCCGAGAAGTTGATCGAGCTTCTGGAGAAGAAGGGGTACAAGGTGGCAACTGAAGTGAAGCTGGCCTCTAAATTCTGGCCCGCCGAAGAATACCACCAGAATCACTACGAACGAAAAGGCGGCACGCCATACTGCCACAAATACGTGGAAAGGTTTTAG
- a CDS encoding sensor histidine kinase: MTSLKPKIFNRLYLQVSAIFLLVLFLFTAIAMYVSVQASRDYSVEVNQRLNRELAQNTADMIKPYIKDGKISDEAIADIMHSMMVINPIVEVYILNTSGKILKYVAPDKVVQLEQVNLDPIRKFINDPEHSIIYGDDPRNPGEYKTFSATEVIENGQLTGYIYIVLASQKYVSNAQAVLGSYILGLSIRSVIFILIISALVGLLAIWIITNRLNPIIHGIDEFRKGNLQARIQVRSDTEIDRIGLVFNEMADTIEQNIQELKGVDNLRRELISNVSHDLRTPVASIQGYAETLLLKQGQIKEEEQRKYLEVIFKSCGRLKKLVEDLFELSKLQTQQVKPNTEPFSIAELVYDIANKYRIISQKKGISVNTTIAKNVPLVEADISMIDRVLQNLIDNAMKFCNEGDTINIEIDSKLPGKVEVRVADSGQGIRQEDLPNVFQRYYKGGEDKQSTGLGLAIVQKIIELHHSSIQVFSQYGKGTTFVFDLPVVA, from the coding sequence ATGACCAGTTTAAAACCAAAAATATTCAATCGGTTGTACCTGCAGGTATCGGCTATTTTCCTGTTGGTGTTGTTTCTGTTTACGGCCATTGCCATGTATGTTTCGGTGCAAGCCTCGCGCGATTATTCGGTTGAGGTCAATCAGCGCCTGAATCGTGAGTTGGCGCAAAATACTGCCGATATGATCAAGCCTTATATCAAGGATGGAAAGATCAGCGACGAGGCGATTGCTGACATCATGCACTCAATGATGGTAATCAACCCGATTGTGGAGGTCTACATTTTAAATACCTCCGGCAAGATTTTGAAATATGTAGCGCCGGACAAAGTGGTGCAATTGGAACAGGTTAATTTGGATCCAATCCGGAAGTTTATCAACGACCCGGAGCATAGCATCATTTATGGCGATGATCCGCGGAACCCCGGGGAATACAAAACTTTCTCGGCTACCGAAGTCATCGAAAACGGCCAGTTGACCGGTTATATATACATTGTCCTGGCGAGCCAGAAATACGTGTCGAATGCGCAGGCGGTGCTTGGAAGTTACATTCTCGGTTTGTCCATTCGTTCGGTTATTTTCATTTTAATCATTTCAGCCTTGGTTGGCCTGCTGGCAATTTGGATTATCACCAACCGGCTGAACCCGATTATTCACGGGATTGATGAGTTCCGAAAGGGCAACCTTCAGGCTCGGATTCAGGTGCGGAGCGATACCGAAATTGATCGAATTGGCTTGGTCTTTAACGAAATGGCCGATACGATTGAGCAAAATATTCAGGAGTTGAAAGGAGTGGATAACCTCCGGCGGGAATTGATCAGCAATGTGTCGCATGATTTGAGGACCCCCGTTGCTTCTATTCAGGGTTATGCCGAAACCTTATTGCTGAAACAGGGTCAGATAAAAGAGGAGGAGCAGCGAAAATACCTTGAAGTCATTTTTAAAAGCTGCGGCCGGCTGAAGAAGCTGGTGGAAGATTTGTTTGAGCTGTCGAAGCTGCAAACCCAGCAGGTGAAACCAAACACCGAGCCATTCTCAATTGCCGAGTTGGTCTATGATATCGCCAATAAATACCGTATAATTTCGCAGAAGAAAGGCATCAGCGTGAACACAACCATTGCGAAAAATGTCCCTTTGGTGGAGGCTGATATTTCGATGATTGACCGGGTATTACAAAACCTGATTGACAATGCGATGAAGTTCTGCAACGAAGGCGACACCATCAACATTGAAATCGACAGTAAGTTGCCCGGGAAAGTGGAAGTGCGCGTTGCAGATTCCGGGCAAGGAATCCGGCAGGAGGATTTGCCGAACGTTTTCCAACGCTACTACAAAGGCGGGGAAGACAAGCAAAGCACCGGGCTTGGATTGGCGATTGTGCAAAAAATTATTGAGCTGCACCATTCAAGCATTCAGGTATTCAGCCAGTACGGGAAAGGGACAACTTTTGTGTTCGACCTGCCGGTTGTTGCCTGA
- a CDS encoding response regulator transcription factor: MEKALIIEDDKDISELIAIHLADMDLEVDKAFDGKDGLMKAMNNKYRFILLDIRLPQLDGFEVCKRLRMEKNNTPVLMITSKSEEIDKVLGLEIGADDYISKPFGIRELLARIKAVLRRTERVPESADAENVELRFEDLYINVGMRVVELSGERIELSPKEFDLLVYLASHPGKTYSRMQLLNQIWGYEFEGFEHTVNSHINRLRSKIEQNMSQPEYILTTWGVGYKFREA; the protein is encoded by the coding sequence ATGGAAAAGGCTCTAATCATTGAAGATGATAAGGATATCTCCGAATTGATAGCTATTCATCTGGCAGATATGGATTTGGAGGTTGACAAAGCTTTCGACGGAAAGGATGGCTTGATGAAAGCGATGAACAACAAATATCGGTTCATTTTGCTGGATATTCGCTTGCCTCAATTGGATGGTTTTGAGGTTTGCAAGCGGCTGCGAATGGAGAAGAATAATACGCCGGTGCTGATGATCACTTCGAAGTCGGAAGAGATCGATAAGGTGCTGGGGCTTGAAATCGGCGCCGACGATTATATCTCAAAGCCTTTCGGCATTCGTGAATTGCTGGCGCGCATTAAAGCTGTGCTTCGCAGGACAGAGCGTGTTCCGGAATCTGCCGATGCAGAGAATGTTGAGCTGCGTTTTGAGGATTTGTACATTAATGTTGGGATGCGCGTGGTTGAGCTTAGTGGTGAGCGCATCGAGCTTTCTCCAAAAGAATTTGACCTTCTGGTTTACCTGGCCTCGCATCCCGGGAAAACCTATTCGCGGATGCAGTTGCTGAACCAGATTTGGGGCTACGAGTTTGAGGGTTTCGAGCATACCGTGAACTCACACATTAACCGGTTGCGTTCTAAAATTGAGCAAAACATGAGTCAGCCGGAATACATTTTAACGACTTGGGGAGTGGGATATAAATTCAGGGAAGCCTGA
- a CDS encoding MG2 domain-containing protein has product MKKHKIIFTLMLLIGMIQYGGAQVVLTDSQAGQLVEKTSLVTDRDIYAVGETIQFSAVNCSSTALKNAEWSNVLYVELVAPDGESISRKKFAYDTDGASGSLLVPKWTLTGNYYVRAYTRWMRDFSAYNYFYKPVTVINSTKAELLELVEAKNGSSEAGHENTDTADAGSVSIKIGKPAYKKREAVDVSIDLKSSAGMSGNYTVSVIPEGAFILGNKAKIKDGGVQFSSDYIPETRGLSVSGTVVSQQDSLPLPYSHVALTVFKENPENFNVLSDAKGQFFFDLSKLKGAYEIFISADASDGKHPVILVDNDFSTAPVSLPFIPVDLSPEKLKVYQQLAFNSQMEQLYQQQKVTEEIRSFSSDSAFYGKPDFVLKFDKFIDLPTMQDYFYELVPQVRVREHNDIAEINVLGDHSELEIYDPLVLIDMVPIFDMERVLALQPEKLERIEVVTTPYVRGGIIFGGIVSLFSRKGDLAGIDLPSAGRFITYNMLSEDSVPPLPDHQMKHVPDLRNCLYWNPDLKVTSGHAVSFSFSTGDSTGKFVVVVQYLNENGEVKVAVQDFEIN; this is encoded by the coding sequence ATGAAAAAGCATAAGATAATTTTCACGCTGATGCTCCTGATTGGAATGATCCAATATGGGGGAGCTCAGGTTGTATTAACCGATTCTCAGGCTGGTCAGCTGGTTGAAAAAACGAGTCTAGTTACCGATCGGGATATTTACGCTGTAGGTGAAACTATTCAGTTTTCGGCGGTCAATTGCTCTTCAACAGCGTTGAAAAACGCAGAATGGAGTAATGTGCTTTACGTCGAGCTGGTTGCTCCGGATGGGGAGTCTATTTCCCGAAAGAAATTTGCTTACGATACAGATGGCGCTTCCGGAAGTTTGCTTGTCCCGAAATGGACACTCACCGGGAATTATTATGTCCGGGCCTATACCCGTTGGATGCGCGATTTTTCAGCTTACAATTATTTTTACAAGCCGGTTACGGTTATCAATTCAACCAAGGCAGAATTGCTGGAGTTGGTAGAAGCAAAGAATGGTTCCAGCGAGGCTGGACACGAGAATACGGATACAGCAGATGCGGGATCGGTTTCGATCAAGATTGGTAAACCTGCTTATAAAAAACGAGAGGCGGTAGACGTAAGCATTGACCTGAAGAGTTCGGCGGGAATGAGTGGGAACTACACGGTATCAGTCATTCCCGAAGGGGCGTTTATTTTAGGGAATAAAGCCAAAATAAAAGACGGCGGCGTTCAGTTTTCGTCGGATTATATTCCGGAGACACGGGGACTTTCGGTTTCCGGCACTGTTGTCAGTCAGCAGGATTCTCTTCCATTACCATATAGTCATGTAGCGCTAACTGTTTTTAAGGAAAACCCTGAAAATTTCAACGTTCTATCGGATGCAAAAGGTCAATTCTTTTTCGATTTGTCGAAATTGAAAGGTGCATATGAAATCTTTATCTCTGCAGATGCGAGTGACGGAAAACATCCGGTGATTTTGGTAGATAATGATTTCTCAACTGCTCCAGTGAGCTTGCCTTTTATTCCAGTCGATCTCTCTCCTGAGAAGTTGAAAGTCTACCAGCAACTGGCTTTCAATAGCCAAATGGAACAGTTGTATCAGCAACAAAAAGTAACGGAGGAAATTCGTTCGTTTTCTTCGGATTCTGCTTTCTACGGAAAGCCCGACTTTGTGCTGAAGTTTGATAAGTTTATCGATTTGCCAACCATGCAGGATTACTTTTATGAACTGGTGCCGCAGGTTCGCGTCCGCGAGCACAACGATATTGCTGAGATTAATGTTTTGGGCGACCATTCAGAATTGGAAATATATGATCCACTAGTTTTAATCGATATGGTTCCCATTTTTGATATGGAACGGGTGCTGGCGCTTCAACCCGAGAAGCTTGAGCGGATTGAGGTTGTTACAACGCCTTATGTGCGCGGTGGAATTATTTTTGGAGGAATTGTCAGCCTTTTTTCACGGAAAGGAGACTTGGCCGGAATTGATTTGCCGTCAGCGGGACGTTTTATTACCTACAATATGCTGAGTGAAGATTCTGTGCCACCGCTGCCGGATCACCAAATGAAACATGTTCCTGATTTGCGTAACTGTTTGTATTGGAATCCTGATCTGAAAGTTACGAGCGGACACGCTGTATCTTTCAGCTTTTCAACAGGAGATAGCACCGGCAAATTTGTGGTGGTTGTTCAATACTTAAATGAAAACGGTGAGGTGAAAGTCGCGGTTCAGGATTTTGAGATCAACTAA
- a CDS encoding DUF4249 domain-containing protein, protein MQINKTYYLLFVLGFILNSCVERYFPDTETNFTSKIVIEGTITTEDEDQQIVVSMSSSVAEPEFVPVSGCEVYVEDEDGNKFTFSEGNAGYYNGRIPDSNIVIGMSYRLYVKTPDGDEYRSKYEELMPCPDVDSIYTEVTSKETTDPDVDEDGLQFYVDLKADDTYGRFYRFGLIETYEYHADFPLDKWVSVDNVYTDLVTPDYSNQVCYVTDSLASIYVLSTDGFSQNSYSGFELHFVNDHTQRLLYKYSLLLKQYSMTESAYSFWKNLKENNQESVDLFGRQPASVKGNVYNINDTTEYTLGYFGVSAVRTKRVMVYPDPSFTFSEVFHCKPVIPDPPIIDRPIYYAVGIDETTGESYTGIVGEECIFCQTTGGTTEKPSYWDE, encoded by the coding sequence ATGCAAATCAATAAAACATACTATCTACTTTTTGTGCTCGGTTTTATTTTGAATTCCTGTGTCGAAAGGTATTTCCCGGACACTGAAACCAACTTTACGTCGAAGATTGTCATCGAAGGGACTATTACAACCGAAGATGAAGATCAGCAGATTGTTGTGTCCATGTCATCGTCGGTGGCGGAGCCTGAGTTTGTGCCTGTTTCCGGCTGTGAAGTCTATGTTGAAGATGAAGACGGAAATAAATTCACATTTAGCGAAGGAAACGCCGGATATTACAATGGGCGAATTCCCGATTCTAATATTGTCATAGGAATGTCGTACCGTTTGTATGTGAAAACACCAGACGGAGACGAATACAGGAGCAAGTATGAGGAGTTGATGCCTTGTCCGGACGTTGATTCCATTTATACCGAAGTAACGTCAAAAGAGACGACTGATCCGGATGTTGACGAAGATGGACTTCAATTCTATGTCGATCTTAAAGCAGACGATACTTACGGGAGGTTTTATCGTTTCGGTTTGATTGAAACCTATGAATACCATGCGGATTTTCCGCTTGATAAATGGGTGAGTGTGGACAATGTTTATACGGACCTGGTCACACCGGATTATTCGAACCAGGTTTGCTATGTAACCGATTCTTTAGCCTCGATTTACGTGTTGTCAACGGATGGCTTTTCCCAAAATAGTTATTCCGGTTTTGAGCTTCATTTTGTGAACGATCATACACAACGACTACTGTATAAGTACAGTTTACTGCTGAAACAGTACTCGATGACGGAATCAGCTTATTCTTTCTGGAAGAACTTAAAGGAAAATAACCAGGAGTCTGTTGATTTGTTTGGTCGTCAACCAGCTTCAGTTAAAGGGAATGTTTACAATATAAATGACACGACTGAGTATACGCTGGGGTATTTTGGGGTTTCTGCAGTAAGAACTAAACGGGTGATGGTTTACCCGGATCCTTCATTTACGTTTAGTGAAGTGTTTCATTGCAAGCCGGTTATTCCGGATCCTCCAATAATTGACCGACCAATCTATTACGCCGTCGGTATCGATGAAACGACAGGTGAGAGCTATACCGGAATTGTTGGCGAAGAGTGTATTTTTTGCCAGACGACTGGAGGGACAACCGAAAAACCAAGTTATTGGGACGAATAA
- a CDS encoding TonB-dependent receptor produces the protein MVRILWSKMNTSRLKITLVLLLLSFVGYAQEKAELRVTKTFKNVDFEEFVSQIEAEYPVHFYYKSEWVENVKVSVNAENLAIPELMKLVLLPTLMDFDYQAPGTIYILPDKKFAKELPTFYYPSRGVESVVPADAEKTAIEDKYLQGRQPDMIQTIVIGSRDKARRGRAAVVTGKLTDDESGEPLIGATIYIPVLKRGAATDVSGVFNLALKPGIYAAEFQCVGMEGEKGNLDVRSDGYFTLSLKKKVQALGEIVVQGEENQKRGARLGMESVSIKTIKELPTLMGEKDVLKVAQLLPGIVSVGEGSAGVNVRGGNADQNLFYVNEIPVYNSSHLFGFFSAINSDIIDNFSIFKGQVPAEYGGRLSSVFNVETRKGHKNKFFTQGGVSPISANAEVEMPIVKDKASLMLSARSTYSDWILKRLKDPDLRNSTASFQDFATALDIDLSEKSRLGVFAYTSGDDFDMNGYTDYNYGNKGASVNFSHRFSPRIKAGVSVIGANYNFETTSKQNASEAYTHGYDLDHYEFRASMNWMLNEHHTIKAGTNVILYQLDRGAIEPYGSESLKTSLDLGQEKGVESAFYVDDNIAIGQHVNFYAGLRYSMFSAFGPATVRSYYEGTEMNEDDVSGETTYGSGDKIVSYHHPELRAGLDVKIDENNSIKLSVTQMTQYLFMLSNTISIAPNDQWKLVDSHIKPPQSLQYSFGFYRNLPSVGLNATAEVYYKQGKNIVEYKDGVDFLSTPYSETLILQGDQEAYGAEFMLSKETGRLNGWASYTYSRSFITVDGENAWDDINQGMKYPSNFDKPHVVNLVLNYKLNRRFSLSSNLVYNTGRPVTMPEGVYYIDNHPFIDYSDRNAYRIPDYFRIDMSLKMEGNLKRKKPLHSYWMLSVYNLTGRSNANSIFFLSEDGYLHGYKYSVIGQPIVTISWNWKLGNYANQ, from the coding sequence ATGGTGAGGATATTATGGAGTAAAATGAACACTTCACGACTAAAAATAACACTTGTTCTTTTGCTACTTTCTTTTGTTGGATATGCGCAGGAGAAAGCTGAACTAAGAGTTACGAAGACATTTAAGAATGTTGATTTTGAGGAATTCGTGTCACAGATCGAAGCCGAATATCCGGTTCATTTTTATTATAAAAGTGAGTGGGTAGAGAACGTGAAGGTGAGTGTGAATGCTGAAAATCTGGCAATACCGGAACTGATGAAACTGGTGTTGCTACCCACGCTGATGGATTTTGATTATCAGGCGCCGGGAACTATTTACATTTTGCCGGATAAGAAATTTGCCAAGGAGTTACCGACTTTTTACTATCCCTCGCGGGGTGTTGAGTCTGTAGTGCCGGCGGATGCCGAAAAGACAGCAATCGAAGACAAATATCTACAGGGAAGGCAACCGGATATGATTCAAACCATCGTTATTGGTAGCCGGGACAAAGCCCGCCGAGGTCGTGCAGCAGTTGTCACAGGAAAGTTAACCGATGATGAATCGGGCGAGCCGTTGATTGGTGCGACGATTTATATTCCCGTTTTAAAGCGTGGTGCCGCTACGGATGTTTCAGGTGTATTCAACCTGGCACTGAAGCCTGGTATTTATGCCGCCGAGTTTCAGTGTGTAGGTATGGAGGGAGAGAAAGGGAATCTGGACGTTCGCTCAGATGGTTATTTCACCTTGAGTCTGAAAAAGAAAGTACAAGCACTGGGAGAGATTGTTGTGCAGGGCGAAGAGAACCAAAAGAGGGGTGCTCGCCTTGGGATGGAAAGCGTGTCGATTAAAACAATCAAAGAATTGCCGACCCTGATGGGGGAGAAAGATGTGTTGAAAGTAGCCCAGTTATTGCCGGGGATTGTGAGCGTTGGTGAAGGATCAGCGGGCGTTAATGTTCGCGGTGGAAATGCCGATCAAAACTTGTTCTATGTGAATGAAATTCCGGTGTACAACAGTTCGCACTTGTTTGGGTTTTTCTCAGCCATCAATTCAGATATCATTGATAACTTCTCAATTTTCAAGGGACAGGTTCCCGCAGAGTACGGCGGGCGTTTATCTTCCGTTTTCAATGTCGAAACACGGAAAGGTCATAAAAATAAGTTTTTTACACAAGGAGGTGTAAGCCCGATTTCAGCCAATGCGGAGGTTGAAATGCCCATCGTGAAGGACAAAGCTTCGTTGATGCTTAGTGCACGTTCTACCTATTCCGACTGGATTTTGAAACGATTGAAGGATCCCGATTTGAGAAATAGCACCGCTTCGTTTCAGGACTTTGCAACGGCTTTGGATATCGATCTGAGTGAGAAAAGTCGACTGGGCGTTTTTGCTTATACCAGTGGCGACGATTTTGATATGAACGGATATACCGATTACAACTATGGAAATAAAGGCGCATCGGTGAATTTCTCGCACCGCTTTTCGCCAAGGATAAAAGCCGGGGTATCAGTAATTGGTGCAAACTATAATTTCGAGACAACTTCCAAGCAAAATGCGAGCGAGGCATACACACATGGTTACGATCTGGATCACTATGAATTCAGGGCCTCAATGAATTGGATGCTGAATGAGCACCATACAATTAAAGCTGGAACAAATGTCATTTTATACCAACTGGATCGAGGAGCAATTGAACCATACGGATCGGAGTCGCTAAAAACCTCGCTGGATTTGGGACAGGAGAAAGGTGTTGAGTCAGCCTTCTATGTGGACGATAATATTGCCATTGGGCAACATGTGAATTTTTACGCTGGCTTGCGCTATAGCATGTTTTCAGCTTTTGGACCAGCCACGGTTCGATCGTATTACGAGGGAACAGAGATGAACGAGGATGATGTATCAGGTGAAACGACCTATGGCAGTGGAGATAAGATTGTGAGTTATCATCATCCGGAATTAAGAGCAGGGTTGGATGTTAAAATCGATGAAAATAACTCGATAAAATTGTCAGTCACACAAATGACCCAGTACCTATTCATGTTGAGCAATACGATTTCGATTGCACCAAATGATCAATGGAAACTTGTTGATAGTCACATAAAACCGCCGCAGTCGCTTCAATACTCATTCGGTTTTTATCGTAATCTTCCAAGTGTGGGACTGAATGCGACGGCTGAAGTTTACTACAAGCAGGGGAAAAATATAGTAGAATATAAAGACGGGGTCGACTTTTTATCGACACCCTATTCGGAGACTTTAATTTTACAGGGAGATCAGGAGGCGTATGGTGCGGAGTTCATGCTTTCGAAAGAAACGGGACGTTTAAACGGTTGGGCCAGCTACACCTACTCGCGCTCGTTTATTACGGTTGACGGCGAAAATGCATGGGATGATATCAACCAGGGAATGAAATACCCTTCCAATTTTGATAAGCCGCATGTGGTGAACCTCGTCCTGAATTATAAACTAAACCGTCGATTTTCGCTCTCATCCAATCTGGTGTATAATACCGGTCGTCCGGTAACGATGCCGGAAGGTGTTTATTACATCGATAATCACCCGTTCATTGATTATTCTGATCGGAATGCCTACCGGATTCCGGACTACTTCAGGATTGATATGTCCTTAAAAATGGAAGGAAACCTGAAACGGAAGAAACCATTGCATAGCTATTGGATGTTGAGTGTCTATAACCTGACTGGACGCAGCAATGCAAACTCAATCTTCTTCCTGTCGGAGGATGGTTATTTACATGGCTATAAATATTCGGTTATTGGCCAGCCAATTGTAACAATTTCGTGGAACTGGAAACTTGGAAATTATGCAAATCAATAA